The Thermoanaerobaculia bacterium DNA segment AGCGATCGAGAAGAAGATCGTGAACCTCGCGGGGATCCTGGCGACGCTTCGAACCGTCATCGCGGGTCGATTATCTCAGCCGCGAGGCGTCGCGAGACGCGAGCGAGACGGGATGCGGGCCGCCCGCGAGATCCCGAGGCATACCGGGGCGTATGTCGCAGGGTCTCGCGGGCGGCACGCGCCCGTATCGCTCGATGTATCGCACGCCGGCTAAATCTCCCCGGCGCCGTAGAGCTCCTCCCGCTTGATGAGCCCATATTTCTTCGCGTAGTACCGGAAGGAGCGGAACGACATCTTCAGGAGCTCGGCGGCCTGCGTCTGCACGCCGCCGCTGCGCTCGAGCGCTTCCTGCATGAGCCGCTTGCCGACGGCCTCGAGATACGCCTCGAGGTCGAGTCCCTCGGCGGGAAGCGCCGCGAAATCGGGAAGGGAGCTCGGAAACGACGAGGTGATGGCCGCGGGCAGACTGCGCGACGTGATCACCGGGCCCGGCTCGAGCGCGACGGTTCGCTCGAGCGTGTTCTCGAGCTCGCGAACGTTTCCCGGCCAGGGATATGCCTCGAGCAGCCGCATCGCCTCGGCCGAGATGTTCTTTTCCGGGATCCGCTGGTCCTTGCAGATCTTCTTGATGAAATGCTCGGCGAGCAGCGGGATGTCCTCGACGCGCGAGCGGAGCGGCGGAAGCGCGATCGGGATGACGTTGATCCGATAGAAGAGGTCCTCGCGGAACTTCCCCTCCGCCACCGCCTGCTTCAGGTCCCGGTTCGTCGCGACGATGATGCGCACGTCGACGAGCTGCTCCTCGTTTCCGCCGACCTTCCGGATCGTCTTCTCCTGGAGCACGCGCAGGAGCTTGACCTGCATCGCCGGGGAGGTCTCGGAGATCTCGTCGAGGAAGAGCGTGCCGCCGTCGGCTTCGGCGAAGAGCCCCTTCTTCTCGCGGATCGCGCCCGTGAACGCGCCCCGCTCGTGCCCGAAGAGCTCCGACTCGAGAAGCATCTCGGGAAGAGCGCCGCAGTTGACGGAGATGAACTTGCCGTTCTTCCGGGTCGAGGAGAAGTGGATCGCCCGCGCGATGAGCTCCTTGCCCGTCCCGCTCTCGCCGGTGATCAGCACGGTCGAGGAGATCTTCTCGATCCTCTCGATCGCGCGGAAGATCTCGCGCATCCGGGAGCACTTCCCGATCACGTTGGCGAACGCGTAGCGGGCGGCGAGCTCCTGCTTGAGGTAGAGGTTCTCCTCCTCGAGCACGCGCCGGGCGACCGCCTTGTCGAGCTTGACGGCGAGCTCCGAGAGGTCGAAGGGTTTCCCGATGTAGTCGGCGGCGCCCCGGCGCATCGCCTCGACGGCGTCCTCGTGCGATGCGTGCGCGGTGATCATCAGCACGGGGCTGTTCGGCTGGGTCTCCCGGAAGTGCGAGAGGAGGTCGATCCCCGAGCCGTCCGGCATCTTGATGTCGCAGAGGATCGCGTCGAAGTCCTCGCGCGACGCGGCCGCCCGCGCCTCCTCGAAGGACGCGGCGACGGCCGTCGTGTGGCCGGCCTTCGCGAAGAAGATCGACAGCATCTCCCGCAGGCTCGACTCGTCGTCGACGATCAGGATTTTCATGGGACCTCCGCTCATGCCGCCGACGAGCCGGCCCGTTCGGCCGTCTTCCGCGGAAGAAATATTTCGATCGAGGTGCCGAAACCGGGCCGCGACTCGACCCGGATGCGCCCCGCGTGCTCTTCGACGAGGCGGCGCACGATCGCCATCCCGAGCCCCGTCCCGCCGTCGAAGGCGGTGGCGAACGGCTGGAACAGCATCTCCTGCCGCTCCGGCGACATCCCGCGGCCGGTGTCGTGGAACCGGATGGCGTACCAGTCGTTCTCGACGCGGCCGGTCACGTCGAGGATGCCGCCTTCGGGCATCGCGGCGATCGCGTTGCGCGCGACGTTCCAGAAGATCTGCCGCACCTGTCCCGGGTCGCCGTAGATCGACGCCGCGGACTCCACCTGCAGGTTGAGGAGATGATGATCGCGGACCTCGTCGCTGTGCGAGAAGAGGTTCATCGCCTCCGAGAGCGAGGCCCCGACGTCGAAGACGACGCATTGCGGCGCGCCGGGACGGGCGTAGTGGAGGAAGTCCTCGAGGATCTTCGACAGGCGCCGGGATTCCGCCACGATGATCTCCACGAGGCGCCGCTCCGACGAGCCGGTCCGCATGTCGTTGCCGAGCATCTGGGCGGAGCCCGAGATCGATGCGAGGGGATTCCGGATCTCGTGCGCGATGCCGGCCGCGAGCTGGCCGACGGCCGCGAGCTTCTCCCGGGAGCGAGCCTCGGCCTCCAGCGTCTTCACGTCGGAGAGGTCCTGGAAGAGCAGGAGGAAGCCCGCCGTCCCCTTCAGCTTCCGGACCGAGTACCCGATCGTGCGCGGCCGCTCCGGGCCGCCGATCTCCGTCTCGCCGCGGGTCGAAGCGGACCGAAACCAGCCCGACGTGATCTTCTGCCATTCCTCCACCGACAGGAGGCCGAGATCCCAGAGCCAGCACCCCTTCGCCTCGAGCGGAAGCCGCTCGAGGATCTCGCCTCCGGAGC contains these protein-coding regions:
- a CDS encoding sigma-54 dependent transcriptional regulator; translation: MKILIVDDESSLREMLSIFFAKAGHTTAVAASFEEARAAASREDFDAILCDIKMPDGSGIDLLSHFRETQPNSPVLMITAHASHEDAVEAMRRGAADYIGKPFDLSELAVKLDKAVARRVLEEENLYLKQELAARYAFANVIGKCSRMREIFRAIERIEKISSTVLITGESGTGKELIARAIHFSSTRKNGKFISVNCGALPEMLLESELFGHERGAFTGAIREKKGLFAEADGGTLFLDEISETSPAMQVKLLRVLQEKTIRKVGGNEEQLVDVRIIVATNRDLKQAVAEGKFREDLFYRINVIPIALPPLRSRVEDIPLLAEHFIKKICKDQRIPEKNISAEAMRLLEAYPWPGNVRELENTLERTVALEPGPVITSRSLPAAITSSFPSSLPDFAALPAEGLDLEAYLEAVGKRLMQEALERSGGVQTQAAELLKMSFRSFRYYAKKYGLIKREELYGAGEI
- a CDS encoding ATP-binding protein, producing the protein MDSLTRSLRFLTIMRLVVVGTIVLSCLLIQASAGLNLRLGPIYGVGAAAVVLSGAWAAAGRVLRPVQQAYVHLCGDLVLVTALVYFSGASDSVFTFLYLVVIAVAAFLLLRRGALLVASLASILYGLMIELTTYEVIPPPPLFYRTDWTSPTLLFSLSFTIAGFYGVAVLASLIAEKLHLARREISERTLEIEKIRALHADVIESMSSGLATVDASGIVTFLNRSGGEILERLPLEAKGCWLWDLGLLSVEEWQKITSGWFRSASTRGETEIGGPERPRTIGYSVRKLKGTAGFLLLFQDLSDVKTLEAEARSREKLAAVGQLAAGIAHEIRNPLASISGSAQMLGNDMRTGSSERRLVEIIVAESRRLSKILEDFLHYARPGAPQCVVFDVGASLSEAMNLFSHSDEVRDHHLLNLQVESAASIYGDPGQVRQIFWNVARNAIAAMPEGGILDVTGRVENDWYAIRFHDTGRGMSPERQEMLFQPFATAFDGGTGLGMAIVRRLVEEHAGRIRVESRPGFGTSIEIFLPRKTAERAGSSAA